The following coding sequences are from one Humulus lupulus chromosome X, drHumLupu1.1, whole genome shotgun sequence window:
- the LOC133805203 gene encoding phosphatidylinositol 4-phosphate 5-kinase 1-like: protein MREALLCDDPSDVVCSTKKKRSEEEKLENEVTITATTTPTTKPVLVTPPVLVVARSRSQGGTRRVTPTTTAISAVVGDTTIALASGGCTTTVERVLPNGDLYIGSFSGTVPHGSGKYLWTDGCMYEGDWRRGKASGKGKFSWPSGATYEGEFKSGRMEGFGTFIGSDGDTYRGSWSSDRKHGYGQKRYANGDFYEGSWKRNLQDGQGRYVWKNGNEYVGEWKNGVISGRGVLIWANGNRYEGQWENGVPKENGVFTWPDGSCYVGSWNKDMKIHQLNGTFYPGAGKDPSLKSNGPSMGDNLTITMRKRSSVDGARGSVTERNFPRICIWESDGEAGDITCDIIDNVEASMFYRSGSGLDHDLRQFRRNPCCFSGEAKKPGQTISKGHKNYDLMLNLQLGIRYTVGKHASIVRNIKPSDFDPKEKFWTRFPPEGSNKTPPHQSIDFRWKDYCPMVFRHLRDRFRVDPADYMLAICGNDALRELSSPGKSGSCFYLTQDDRFMIKTVKKSEVKVLLRMLQSYHQHVCRYENSLVTKFFGVHCVKPVGGQKTRFIVMGNLFCSEYRIHRRFDLKGSSHGRTTDKSEGEIDETTTLKDLDLNFVFRLQQNWYQDLMKQIDRDCEFLEAERIMDYSLLVGLHFRDDNRYDKIGLSPFVLRTGQKDSYQNEKFMRGCRFLQAELQDMDRVLSGQKPLIRLGANMPARAERTSRKSDFDQYTSGGISHLTPSRSGEIYEVVLYFGIIDILQDYDISKKLEHAYKSLQADPSSISAVDPKLYSRRFRDFIGRIFVEDR, encoded by the exons ATGCGTGAAGCACTACTCTGTGATGACCCAAGTGACGTTGTTTGCAGCACCAAGAAGAAGAGGTCTGAGGAGGAGAAGCTAGAGAACGAGgttactattactgctactactacaccGACGACTAAGCCGGTTTTGGTAACTCCGCCGGTGTTGGTTGTCGCACGCAGTCGTTCCCAAGGGGGAACACGGAGAGTGACGCCGACCACGACCGCTATCTCAGCAGTCGTCGGAGACACCACTATTGCCCTAGCTTCCGGGGGTTGTACTACAACGGTCGAGAGAGTCTTGCCGAACGGCGATCTTTACATCGGGAGTTTCTCTGGCACGGTGCCTCACGGATCTGGCAAGTACTTGTGGACGGACGGGTGCATGTACGAGGGCGATTGGCGGAGAGGAAAGGCTTCGGGCAAAGGGAAATTCTCGTGGCCGTCGGGGGCTACCTACGAGGGCGAATTCAAATCGGGTCGTATGGAAGGGTTCGGTACCTTTATTGGATCCGATGGGGACACGTATCGGGGTTCATGGAGCTCGGATCGGAAGCATGGGTATGGACAGAAGAGGTACGCGAATGGCGATTTCTATGAAGGGTCGTGGAAGAGAAATCTCCAGGATGGTCAAGGGCGTTATGTGTGGAAGAATGGAAATGAGTATGTTGGGGAGTGGAAGAATGGAGTCATTTCCGGCCGTGGGGTTCTGATTTGGGCCAACGGGAATCGATACGAAGGCCAGTGGGAAAACGGGGTTCCTAAAGAGAATGGGGTGTTCACTTGGCCTGATGGGAGTTGCTATGTGGGGAGTTGGAATAAGGACATGAAGATTCATCAACTGAATGGGACTTTCTATCCCGGGGCCGGGAAAGACCCTAGTCTGAAGAGCAATGGGCCTAGTATGGGTGATAATCTGACCATTACAATGAGGAAAAGGTCTTCGGTGGATGGAGCCAGAGGGAGCGTGACCGAGAGAAATTTCCCGAGAATTTGTATATGGGAATCGGACGGTGAAGCTGGAGACATTACTTGCGACATAATTGATAATGTGGAGGCTTCGATGTTTTACAGGAGCGGTTCTGGACTAGATCATGATTTGAGGCAGTTTCGGCGAAACCCATGTTGTTTCAGTGGCGAGGCCAAGAAGCCTGGGCAGACCATATCCAAAGGGCATAAGAATTATGATTTGATGCTTAATCTCCAACTGGGTATTAG GTATACTGTTGGAAAGCATGCATCCATAGTGCGGAATATTAAGCCGAGTGACTTTGATCCGAAAGAGAAATTTTGGACAAGGTTTCCCCCCGAAGGATCGAATAAAACTCCACCCCATCAATCCATTGACTTCCGATGGAAAGATTACTGTCCAATGGTGTTTAG ACATTTGAGGGATCGATTCCGAGTAGATCCTGCTGATTACATGCTGGCCATTTGTGGAAATGATGCACTTCGAGAGCTCTCCTCTCCGGGTAAGAGTGGAAGTTGCTTTTACTTGACACAGGATGATAGATTTATGATAAAGACGGTGAAGAAATCAGAAGTCAAG GTGCTATTACGGATGCTACAAAGTTATCATCAACATGTCTGTCGATATGAAAATTCCCTTGTGACAAAATTCTTTGGTGTGCATTGTGTCAAGCCTGTTGGTGGTCAGAAG ACAAGGTTCATTGTGATGGGGAATTTGTTCTGTTCGGAGTATCGGATTCATAGGCGGTTTGACTTAAAAGGTTCCTCCCATGGCCGCACTACTGACAAATCTGAGGGAGAGATTGATGAAACAACGACACTCAAGGATCTGGACCTGAATTTTGTGTTTCGTCTGCAACAAAATTGGTACCAAGACCTTATGAA GCAAATAGATCGTGATTGCGAGTTCTTGGAAGCAGAGAGGATCATGGATTACAGTCTATTGGTCGGTCTTCACTTTCGTGATGATAATAGATATGACAAAATAGGCCTGTCACCTTTTGTATTGCGAACGG GCCAAAAGGACTCGTATCAAAATGAGAAGTTCATGCGTGGCTGTCGCTTTCTTCAAGCAGAACTGCAAGATATGGACCGAGTGTTATCTGGCCA GAAGCCATTGATCCGGTTGGGAGCCAATATGCCTGCTAGAGCAGAGCGAACATCCAGGAAGAGTGACTTCGACCAATACACATCTGGTGGAATTAGCCATTTGACTCCATCACGCAGTGGTGAAATCTATGAGGTGGTCCTTTATTTTGGGATCATTGACATCTTACAAGACTACGACATCAGCAAGAAGTTAGAACATGCTTATAAATCATTACAAGCTGACCCCTCATCAATCTCAGCTGTTGATCCCAAGCTTTACTCGAGAAGGTTTCGGGATTTCATAGGGAGAATTTTTGTTGAGGACAGGTAG